The Bubalus bubalis isolate 160015118507 breed Murrah chromosome 16, NDDB_SH_1, whole genome shotgun sequence genome window below encodes:
- the LOC102393096 gene encoding olfactory receptor 4B1, with protein MESMERTDNVTELIITGLFQDPEVQRGCFAVFLPVYLATVVGNGLIVLTVRVSKSLHSPMYFFLSHLSLVEISYSSTIVPKFITDLLVKIKTISLKGCLAQIFFSHFLGVTEIFLLVVMAYDRYVAICKPLHYMNIMSHRLCHVLVASSWLGGFFHSIIQILITVQLPFCGPNVIDHYFCDLHPLFKLACTDTFVEGVVVLANSGLISVFSFLLLVSSYVVILVNLRNHSAEGRRKALSTCASHVTVVILFFGPAIFLYMRPPSTFTEDKLVAVFYTVVTPMLNPIIYTLRNAEVKVAMRRLWGKKENSGME; from the coding sequence ATGGAGTCCATGGAGAGGACTGATAATGTGACTGAGTTAATTATCACCGGTCTTTTCCAGGATCCAGAGGTGCAGAGAGGGTGCTTTGCGGTGTTTCTGCCCGTGTACTTGGCCACGGTGGTGGGCAATGGCCTCATTGTTCTGACGGTCAGAGTCAGTAAGAGCCTGCAttcccccatgtacttcttccttagTCACCTGTCGCTGGTGGAGATCAGTTACTCTTCTACTATTGTCCCTAAATTCATCACAGACTTACTTGTCAAGATTAAGACCATCTCTCTGAAAGGCTGTCTGGCTCAGATATTCTTCTCCCATTTTTTGGGGGTCACTGAGATCTTTTTGCTTGTGGTGATGGCTTATGACCGCTATGTAGCCATCTGCAAACCTCTTCATTATATGAATATTATGAGCCATCGACTGTGTCATGTGCTGGTGGCTAGTTCCTGGCTTGGAGGCTTTTTTCACTCCATAATTCAGATCCTCATCACTGTCCAGTTGCCCTTCTGCGGTCCCAACGTGATTGACCACTACTTCTGTGACCTCCATCCCTTGTTCAAGCTTGCCTGCACTGACACCTTCGTGGAGGGGGTCGTTGTGTTGGCCAACAGTGGCTTaatctctgtcttctccttcctcctcttggtGTCCTCATACGTTGTCATCCTGGTCAACTTGAGGAACCATTCAGCAGAAGGGAGACGCAAAGCCCTCTCCACCTGTGCCTCTCACGTCACGGTGGTCATCTTGTTCTTTGGACCTGCCATCTTCCTCTACATGCGGCCCCCCTCCACCTTCACTGAGGACAAGCTGGTGGCTGTGTTCTACACGGTGGtcacccccatgctgaaccccatCATCTACACACTCAGAAATGCAGAGGTGAAAGTTGCCATGAGGAGGTTGTGGGGCAAAAAGGAGAACTCAGGGATGGAGTGA
- the LOC102394381 gene encoding olfactory receptor 4B1, giving the protein MVSTNNVTELIFSGLFQDPEVQRACFAVFLPVYLATVVGNGLIVLTVRVSKSLRSPMYFFLSHLSLVEISYSSTVVPKFITDLLSKIKTISLEGCLAQIFFFHFLGVAEILLLVVMAYDRYVAICKPLHYMSIMNRQLCHILVAGSWFGGFLHSIIQILITIQLPFCGANVIDHYFCDLQPLFKLACTDTSVEGVVVLANSGLIALCSFLLLVSSYIVILVNLRNHSAEGRRKALSTCASHVTVVVLFFGPAIFLYMRPPSTFTEDKLVAVFYTVVTPMLNPIIYTLRNAEVKVAMRRLWGKKENSGMERKWESDL; this is encoded by the coding sequence ATGGTGAGTACAAATAATGTAACTGAGTTAATTTTCAGCGGTCTTTTCCAGGATCCAGAGGTGCAGAGAGCGTGCTTTGCGGTGTTTCTGCCCGTGTACTTGGCCACGGTGGTGGGCAATGGCCTCATTGTTCTGACGGTTAGAGTCAGTAAGAGCCTGCGttcccccatgtacttcttccttagTCACCTGTCGCTGGTGGAGATCAGTTACTCCTCCACTGTTGTCCCTAAATTCATCACAGATTTACTTTCCAAGATTAAAACCATCTCCCTGGAGGGTTGTCTGGCTCAGATATTCTTCTTTCACTTCTTGGGGGTCGCTGAGATCCTCTTGCTCGTGGTGATGGCTTATGACCGCTATGTCGCCATCTGCAAACCTCTTCATTACATGAGCATTATGAACCGTCAGCTGTGTCACATACTCGTAGCTGGTTCCTGGTTTGGGGGCTTTCTTCACTCCATAATTCAGATTCTCATCACCATCCAATTGCCCTTCTGCGGTGCCAATGTGATTGATCACTACTTCTGTGACCTCCAGCCATTATTCAAGCTTGCCTGCACTGACACCTCTGTGGAGGGGGTCGTTGTGTTGGCCAACAGtggcttaattgctctgtgcTCCTTCCTCCTCTTGGTGTCCTCCTATATTGTCATCCTGGTCAACTTGAGGAACCATTCAGCAGAGGGGAGACGCAAAGCCCTCTCCACCTGTGCCTCTCACGTCACGGTGGTCGTCTTGTTCTTTGGACCTGCCATCTTCCTCTACATGCGGCCCCCCTCCACCTTCACTGAGGACAAGCTGGTGGCCGTGTTCTACACGGTGGtcacccccatgctgaaccccatCATCTACACACTCAGAAATGCAGAGGTGAAAGTTGCCATGAGGAGGCTGTGGGGCAAAAAAGAGAACTCAGGGATGGAGCGAAAATGGGAAAGTGATTTATAA